A window of the Pseudomonas sp. B21_DOA genome harbors these coding sequences:
- a CDS encoding ABC transporter permease, whose translation MDTAFSPARLRVSGDWTLAHYTALKHLSEKLRGQYDANTSIDLNGLGALDTAGASLLVELLGSERLGKTAEHPDCTLSTADRALLQTVYCSLSDFCVPIKEPEISVSVQLLTRIGRAVDKVWTDTLQLLGFVGLILEVIARGLLRPKRWRITPMIAHIEQTGLDAAPIVALLTFLVGAVVAFLGATVLASFGATIFTVDLVGFSFLREFGVLLTAILMAGRTASAFTAQIGSMKANEEIDAIRTLGLDPIELLVVPRVLALLVALPMLTFLAMLSGIVGGGVVCAVSLDISPAMFLSLLQSDIGIQHFLVGLVKAPIFAFLIAAIGCLEGFKVSGSAESVGAHTTSSVVQSIFVVIVLDAVAALFFMEMGW comes from the coding sequence CTGGACACCGCGTTCAGCCCTGCCCGCCTGCGCGTCAGCGGCGACTGGACGCTCGCCCACTACACCGCGCTCAAGCACCTGAGCGAAAAGCTCCGCGGCCAGTATGACGCCAACACTTCCATCGATCTGAACGGCCTCGGTGCCCTCGACACCGCCGGCGCCTCGTTGCTGGTCGAGCTGCTCGGTTCCGAGCGCTTGGGCAAAACCGCCGAACACCCCGATTGCACCCTTTCAACTGCCGACCGCGCCTTGCTGCAAACCGTGTACTGCTCGCTGAGTGATTTCTGCGTGCCGATCAAGGAGCCGGAAATCAGCGTCAGCGTGCAACTGCTGACGCGCATTGGCCGCGCGGTGGACAAGGTCTGGACCGACACGCTGCAACTGCTCGGCTTCGTCGGCCTGATCCTTGAAGTCATCGCCCGTGGGCTGTTGCGGCCCAAGCGCTGGCGCATCACGCCGATGATCGCGCACATCGAGCAGACCGGCCTCGACGCCGCGCCGATCGTGGCCCTGCTGACGTTTCTGGTGGGCGCGGTGGTGGCGTTTCTCGGCGCCACAGTGCTGGCCAGTTTCGGCGCGACGATTTTCACCGTGGACCTGGTCGGCTTCTCGTTCCTGCGCGAATTCGGCGTGCTGCTCACGGCGATCCTGATGGCCGGGCGCACCGCCAGTGCGTTTACCGCACAGATCGGCTCGATGAAGGCCAACGAAGAAATCGACGCGATCCGTACTCTCGGTCTCGACCCGATCGAATTGCTGGTGGTGCCGCGCGTGCTGGCGCTGCTGGTGGCGCTGCCGATGCTGACGTTTCTGGCGATGCTTTCGGGGATTGTCGGCGGCGGCGTGGTCTGCGCAGTGTCGCTGGACATCTCGCCGGCGATGTTCCTCTCGCTGCTGCAATCGGACATCGGCATTCAGCATTTTCTGGTCGGGCTGGTGAAGGCGCCGATCTTCGCCTTCCTGATCGCGGCGATTGGTTGCCTGGAAGGCTTCAAGGTCAGCGGCAGCGCCGAATCGGTCGGCGCGCACACCACCTCCAGCGTGGTGCAGTCGATTTTCGTGGTGATCGTGCTCGATGCGGTGGCCGCGCTGTTTTTCATGGAGATGGGCTGGTGA
- a CDS encoding ABC transporter ATP-binding protein encodes MSRLPRAPSEAVIEVRGLCNRFGPQSVHENLDLDVYKGEILAVVGGSGTGKSVLLRSIVGLNRPSEGMVKVFGQNLPNLPEHERSLIERRFGVLFQKGALFSSLTVTENVALPLIEHAGLSRHDAEHLAAVKLALAGLPLSAADKYPASLSGGMIKRAALARALALDPDILFLDEPTAGLDPIGAAQFDQLILTLRDALGLSVFLVTHDLDTLYTITDRVAVLAQKKVLVAGPIDDVSETDDAWIHEYFHGPRGRSALDAAKLLNEV; translated from the coding sequence GTGAGTCGTCTACCCCGCGCGCCCTCGGAGGCGGTGATCGAAGTCCGTGGCCTGTGCAATCGCTTCGGCCCGCAGAGCGTGCACGAGAACCTTGATCTGGACGTGTACAAAGGCGAAATTCTCGCCGTGGTCGGTGGCTCCGGTACCGGTAAATCGGTGCTGCTGCGCAGCATCGTCGGGCTGAATCGGCCCAGCGAAGGCATGGTCAAGGTCTTCGGCCAGAACCTGCCGAATCTGCCCGAGCATGAACGCTCATTGATCGAAAGGCGCTTTGGTGTGTTGTTCCAGAAAGGCGCGCTGTTTTCCTCGCTGACCGTGACCGAGAATGTCGCCCTGCCCCTTATCGAACACGCCGGCCTCAGCCGTCACGACGCCGAGCACCTGGCGGCGGTGAAGCTGGCGCTGGCCGGGCTGCCGTTGTCGGCGGCGGACAAATACCCGGCGTCGCTGTCCGGCGGCATGATCAAGCGTGCGGCGCTGGCGCGGGCCCTGGCGCTGGATCCGGACATTCTGTTTCTCGACGAACCCACCGCCGGCCTTGATCCGATTGGCGCGGCGCAGTTCGATCAATTGATCCTGACCCTGCGTGATGCGTTGGGTCTGAGCGTGTTTCTGGTGACCCACGACCTCGACACGCTGTACACCATCACCGATCGCGTGGCGGTGCTGGCGCAGAAGAAAGTGCTGGTCGCCGGCCCTATCGACGACGTCTCGGAAACCGACGACGCGTGGATTCACGAATACTTCCACGGCCCGCGCGGCCGCTCGGCGCTGGACGCCGCCAAATTGCTCAACGAGGTCTGA
- a CDS encoding MCE family protein yields METRAHHVLIGLFTVIVVAGALLFGLFLAKSSVDTEFKDYEVVFNEAVSGLSKGSSVQYSGIKVGDVVSLRLDPQDPRRVLARIRLAGDTPVKEDTQAKLALTGITGTSIIQLSGGTPESPKLRGHDGKLPTLVASPSPISRLLNDSSDLMTGISALLQNANHMFSAENVERVSKTLAHLEQTTGTINDQRGDIKQAMQQLATVGKQAGSMLEQTSLLMRNANGLLNDQGKQALGSAEQAMKSLEQSSVTINGLLSKNQNSLDNGMQGLNGLAPAIRELRETLTSLRAISQRLEANPSGYLLGSDKNKEFTP; encoded by the coding sequence ATGGAAACCCGAGCCCATCATGTGTTGATCGGCCTGTTCACGGTGATCGTCGTAGCCGGCGCCCTGCTCTTCGGCCTGTTTTTGGCCAAATCGAGCGTCGACACCGAGTTCAAGGATTACGAAGTGGTGTTCAACGAGGCGGTCAGCGGTCTGTCCAAGGGCAGCTCGGTGCAGTACAGCGGGATCAAGGTCGGTGACGTGGTCAGCCTGCGCCTCGACCCGCAGGACCCGCGCCGGGTGCTGGCGCGGATTCGTCTGGCGGGCGACACGCCGGTCAAGGAAGACACCCAGGCCAAACTGGCGCTGACCGGCATCACCGGCACCTCGATCATCCAGCTCAGCGGCGGCACACCCGAGAGCCCAAAACTGCGCGGGCATGACGGCAAGCTGCCAACTCTGGTCGCCTCGCCCTCGCCTATTTCCCGCCTGCTCAACGACAGCAGCGACTTGATGACCGGCATCAGCGCCCTGCTGCAAAACGCCAACCACATGTTCTCCGCGGAAAACGTCGAGCGTGTGAGCAAGACCCTTGCCCATCTGGAACAGACCACCGGCACCATCAACGACCAGCGCGGCGACATCAAACAAGCCATGCAGCAACTGGCGACCGTCGGCAAACAGGCCGGCAGCATGCTCGAGCAGACCTCACTGTTGATGCGCAACGCCAACGGCCTGCTTAACGATCAGGGCAAGCAGGCCTTGGGCAGTGCCGAACAGGCGATGAAGTCGCTGGAGCAAAGCAGCGTGACCATCAACGGCTTGCTCAGTAAAAACCAGAATTCGCTGGATAACGGCATGCAGGGCCTCAACGGCCTGGCCCCGGCGATTCGCGAACTGCGCGAGACGCTGACCTCGCTGCGCGCCATTTCCCAACGGCTTGAGGCCAACCCCAGCGGCTACCTGCTGGGCAGCGACAAGAACAAGGAATTCACCCCATGA